The Gammaproteobacteria bacterium sequence CCGTAGAACACGGTGTCGGTCATGCCTGTATCTCCAGGGGTTTGGGCTGCTGCGCGGCATGCTGGTGCTCGGGGCCCGGATAGACCTTGAGCTTCTTGAGCATGGCGCGGCCCAGGCGGTTCTTCGGCAACATCCCGCGCACGGCGGAAAGGATGGCGCGCTCGGGCGTTTCCTTCATGACCCGCTTCAGCGGAACGGACTTGAGGTTGCCGATGTAGCCGGTGTGACGGTGATACATTTTCTGGTTCAGCTTGTCTCCGGTCACGCGGACCTGGGACGCGTTCACGACCACGATGTAATCGCCGGTATCCACGTGCGGCGTGTACTCGGGCTTGTGCTTGCCCCGCAGGCGCGTGGCAAGTTCGGTCGCCAGCCGGCCCAGCGTCTGGCCGGC is a genomic window containing:
- the rplM gene encoding 50S ribosomal protein L13, whose protein sequence is MRTVSAKPGQVRQDWFLVDAAGQTLGRLATELATRLRGKHKPEYTPHVDTGDYIVVVNASQVRVTGDKLNQKMYHRHTGYIGNLKSVPLKRVMKETPERAILSAVRGMLPKNRLGRAMLKKLKVYPGPEHQHAAQQPKPLEIQA